A genomic stretch from Oryzias latipes chromosome 24, ASM223467v1 includes:
- the LOC101161937 gene encoding syntaxin-11-like: MRDRLNHLQLVSNVNIEPMEYEESTTSDSFSNIDLEEELPHEAVIFDSSPALSEIFSQSQDIHREIQLIRLEVKRLREQNSRMFQGVTTLSTIKRDTNAIGADIKKRAEGVLARLHDMDGTAHKLKESYGPNSAVTRIARTQYACLSNGFRDVMFDYNEAEMSHRETCKTQIQRQMEIVGREVTGEDLEEMIEKGQWNIFTDNVVTEGKTARSALSQIEKRHQELMDLENRIKGIHEIFLDIALLVEEQGPMLDTIQTNVQKTDAGLQDALVKLRTAKRHDRDNPFKKMFCSCFPCYK; this comes from the coding sequence ATGAGGGACAGACTAAATCACCTGCAACTAGTGTCCAATGTCAACATTGAGCCAATGGAATATGAGGAGTCCACTACGTCTGACTCCTTCAGTAACATCGACCTGGAGGAGGAATTGCCTCATGAGGCAGTCATTTTTGACAGTAGCCCTGCATTGTCTGAGATCTTTTCCCAATCACAAGACATTCACAGAGAGATCCAGCTCATCCGCCTGGAGGTGAAAAGGCTTCGAGAGCAGAACTCTCGCATGTTCCAAGGCGTCACCACCCTCAGTACAATCAAAAGAGACACTAATGCTATCGGTGCTGACATAAAGAAAAGGGCAGAAGGTGTGCTAGCCCGCCTGCACGACATGGATGGGACAGCCCATAAGCTGAAAGAATCTTATGGCCCTAATTCTGCCGTCACGCGCATCGCCAGAACCCAGTATGCTTGCCTCAGTAATGGTTTTCGTGACGTCATGTTTGACTACAACGAGGCTGAGATGAGCCATCGTGAGACCTGCAAGACACAGATCCAGAGGCAAATGGAGATAGTGGGGCGTGAGGTGACGGGGGAAGACTTGGAGGAGATGATTGAGAAGGGCCAGTGGAACATCTTCACTGACAATGTAGTGACAGAAGGTAAAACCGCTCGATCAGCTCTGTCCCAGATCGAGAAGCGTCACCAGGAGCTGATGGATCTGGAGAATCGTATCAAAGGTATCCATGAAATCTTCCTGGACATCGCTCTGCTCGTGGAGGAACAGGGTCCCATGCTCGACACCATCCAGACCAACGTTCAAAAAACAGACGCAGGATTGCAGGATGCCCTCGTCAAACTTCGCACCGCCAAACGTCACGACAGAGACAACCCTTTCAAAAAGATGTTCTGCAGCTGCTTTCCATGTTACAAATAA
- the LOC101166100 gene encoding syntaxin-11-like, which translates to MRDMMERLQTIVEEEDDKDSGCFVPEYDVDKGPLTLEAVIFEKSNTMEEILHEASLIRKSIILLSLDVERLKNNNERYGTSVSRFSILKRDSDSIARKIQQQGDSVYKRIQALGDRANELEQTEGGNRAVSRIARIQYDTLAFALRSAMENYNSAEEKQREICKTRIQRQASIIGKDISDEQLNDLVNKGGEGWEELCQSLQPPGAQSCRTALNEIKTRHTELVNLEARLKDIHEMFLQMAVLVEEQGSLLNSIETHVGKTEEHIKNSDHKFKEALIHKKKNPCLTCCPCLPFWK; encoded by the coding sequence ATGCGGGACATGATGGAAAGACTGCAGACCATCGTTGAGGAGGAGGACGATAAAGACTCGGGTTGCTTTGTACCTGAGTACGATGTAGACAAAGGGCCTTTGACTCTGGAGGCTGTTATATTTGAGAAGTCCAACACTATGGAAGAAATCCTTCATGAGGCCAGTTTGATACGCAAAAGTATCATCTTGCTCAGCTTGGACGTAGAGCGtctgaaaaacaacaacgaacGGTATGGCACCTCTGTGAGCCGATTCTCCATTTTGAAACGGGATTCAGATTCCATCGCCAGAAAGATCCAGCAGCAGGGGGATTCGGTGTACAAAAGGATTCAGGCTCTGGGTGATCGTGCCAATGAGTTGGAGCAAACTGAGGGCGGAAACCGGGCTGTTAGTCGCATTGCTCGCATTCAATATGACACACTGGCTTTTGCCCTTCGAAGTGCAATGGAAAATTACAACAGTGCAGAGGAGAAGCAGAGGGAAATCTGTAAGACGAGGATCCAAAGGCAGGCTTCCATCATTGGGAAGGACATTAGTGATGAACAACTGAATGACCTGGTGAACAAAGGTGGAGAAGGCTGGGAAGAGCTTTGCCAGAGTCTTCAGCCACCAGGTGCACAATCGTGCCGCACAGCTCTGAATGAGATCAAAACTAGACACACGGAGCTGGTgaacttggaggccaggcttaAGGACATccatgaaatgtttttgcaaatgGCTGTGCTGGTGGAGGAGCAGGGATCTCTTCTTAACAGCATTGAGACACATGTGGGCAAAACTGAGGAACACATTAAGAACTCTGACCATAAATTTAAAGAGGCCTTAatccataaaaagaaaaacccttgtCTGACATGTTGTCCATGTTTACCTTTCTGGAAatag